From Neomonachus schauinslandi chromosome 12, ASM220157v2, whole genome shotgun sequence, the proteins below share one genomic window:
- the LMOD2 gene encoding leiomodin-2, with protein sequence MSTFGYRRGLSKYESIDEDELLASLSAEELKELERELEDIEPDHSLPVGLRQKSLTEKTPTGTFSREALMAYWEKESQKLLEKERLGECGKVAEEDKEESEEELIFTETNSEVSEEVYTEEEEEEEEEEEEEEEEEEEEGTTENEKGINGTVNYDGIDSDNSKPKTFKSQIENINLTNGHSGRNTESPAAIHPCGNPTVIEDALEKIRNNDPDTTEVNLNNIENITSQTLARFAEALKGNTAVKTFSLANTRADDSAAMAVAEMLKVNEHITNINVESNFITGKGILAIMRALQHNTVVTELRFHNQRHIMGSQVEMEIVKLLRENTTLLRLGYHFELPGPRMSMTSLLTRNMDKQRQKRIQEQKQQESYDGGANLRTKVWQRGTPGSSPYASPRHSPWSSPKLPKKVQTVRSRPPSPVAPPPPSPPPPPPLPPQRLPPPPLLAPPPLPEKKLITRNIAEVIKQQESAQRALQNGQKKKKGKKVKKQPNNILKEIKNSLRSVQEKKMEESSRPSTPLRSAHENLMEAIRGSSIKQLRQVEVPEALR encoded by the exons ATGTCTACCTTTGGCTACAGGAGAGGACTTAGCAAATATGAATCCATCGATGAGGATGAACTTCTCGCTTCCCTGTCAGCTGAGGAGCTGAAGGAGCTAGAGAGGGAGTTGGAAGACATTGAACCTGATCACAGCCTTCCCGTGGGGCTAAGGCAAAAGAGTCTGACCGAGAAAACCCCCACGGGGACATTCAGCAGAGAGGCACTGATGGCCTATTGGGAAAAGGAGTCCCAAAAACTCTTGGAGAAGGAGAGGCTGGGGGAGTGTGGAAAG GTTGCTGAAGAAGACAAAGAGGAGAGTGAGGAAGAGCTCATCTTCACTGAAACTAACAGTGAGGTTTCTGAGGAGGTGTatacagaagaggaggaggaggaagaggaggaggaggaagaggaggaggaagaggaggaagaggaaggaacaacTGAAAACGAGAAAGGTATTAATGGAACTGTAAATTATGATGGCATCGATTCTGATAATTCTAAGCCAAAGACATTTAAAAgtcaaatagaaaacataaatttgACCAATGGCCACAGTGGAAGGAACACAGAGTCACCGGCTGCCATTCACCCTTGCGGGAACCCTACAGTGATCGAGGATGCCTTGGAAAAGATTAGGAACAACGACCCTGACACCACAGAGGTCAACCTGAACAACATCGAGAACATCACGTCGCAGACCCTTGCCCGCTTCGCTGAGGCCCTCAAGGGCAACACGGCAGTGAAGACCTTCAGTCTGGCCAACACACGCGCGGACGACAGCGCGGCCATGGCCGTTGCGGAAATGCTCAAAGTCAACGAGCACATCACCAACATCAACGTGGAGTCCAACTTTATCACGGGCAAGGGGATCCTGGCCATCATGAGAGCTCTGCAGCACAACACGGTGGTCACGGAGCTGCGCTTCCACAACCAGAGGCACATCATGGGCAGCCAGGTGGAGATGGAGATCGTCAAGCTGCTCAGGGAGAACACAACACTGCTGAGGTTGGGCTACCATTTTGAGCTCCCAGGACCAAGAATGAGCATGACAAGCCTCCTGACGAGAAACATGGATAAACAGAGGCAGAAGCGGATACAGGAGCaaaaacagcaagagagctaTGATGGAGGAGCCAATCTTAGGACCAAAGTCTGGCAAAGAGGAACACCTGGCTCTTCACCTTATGCATCTCCCAGGCACTCTCCCTGGTCATCCCCCAAACTCCCCAAGAAAGTCCAAACTGTGAGGAGCCGTCCTCCATCTCCTGTGGCTCCACCCCCTCCTTCTCCGCCACCACCCCCACCGCTTCCCCCGCAAAGGCTGCCACCTCCTCCTCTGCTAGCACCTCCTCCACTCCCAGAGAAAAAACTAATCACCCGAAACATCGCAGAAGTCATCAAACAACAGGAGAGTGCCCAGCGGGCATTACAAAAtggacagaagaagaaaaaagggaaaaaggtgAAGAAACAACCAAACAATAtcctaaaggaaattaaaaattcccTGAGGTCagtgcaagaaaagaaaatggaagagagtTCCCGACCTTCTACCCCACTGAGATCAGCTCATGAAAATCTCATGGAAGCTATTCGGGGAAGCAGCATAAAACAGCTAAGGCAG GTGGAAGTTCCAGAAGCTCTGCGATAA